A region of the Effusibacillus lacus genome:
AGCAGGATATGCTTCAAGGATCTTGCCTTTTTTGCCTTTATCTTTACCGGCGATTACCAATACTTGATCGCCTTTGCGAACATGCAGCTTTGCTTTGGACATCCAACACACCTCCTCGGATGTGATTCCAATCTCTTGGCTCTTACAGAACTTCCGGAGCCAGGGAGATGATTTTCATAAAATCTTTTTCACGGAGTTCACGGGCAACCGGTCCGAAGATACGGGTACCGCGCGGACTCTTGTCTTCCTTGATGATGACGGCTGCGTTTTCGTCGAAACGGATATAGGAACCATCGTCACGGCGAACACCACGCTTGGAGCGGACGATGACAGCCTTTACTACGTCACCCTTCTTGACAACGCCCCCGGGTGTTGCGCTCTTCACAGAAGCGATGATGATATCGCCGATGTTGGCAGAGCGACGGTTAGAACCGCCCAGCACCCGGAAACACATGATTTCTTTCGCACCGGAGTTGTCAGCCACAACGAGTCGACTTTGCGGTTGAATCATGGAAGTACCTCCTTCCGATTACAGTATGACTGCCTTTTCAACCACTTCAACCAGACGCCAGCGCTTGTCTTTGGACAAGGGGCGGGTTTCCATGATTTTTACGATGTCACCGATCTTGGCGGTGTTGTTTTCGTCATGAGCTTTGTACTTCTTGGTGACCGTAATTTTTTTTCCGTACAACGGATGTTTTTCGTGCGATTCTACAGCCACCACGATGGTTTTGTCCATCTTATCGGAAACGACTTTACCAACACGGACTTTGCGGTAATTACGCTCTACGCTCATCTTAATCCTCC
Encoded here:
- the rplN gene encoding 50S ribosomal protein L14 — its product is MIQPQSRLVVADNSGAKEIMCFRVLGGSNRRSANIGDIIIASVKSATPGGVVKKGDVVKAVIVRSKRGVRRDDGSYIRFDENAAVIIKEDKSPRGTRIFGPVARELREKDFMKIISLAPEVL
- the rpsQ gene encoding 30S ribosomal protein S17, translating into MSVERNYRKVRVGKVVSDKMDKTIVVAVESHEKHPLYGKKITVTKKYKAHDENNTAKIGDIVKIMETRPLSKDKRWRLVEVVEKAVIL